From Polaribacter haliotis:
TTCAACAGGTATAACGGTAGATTCAGGAACTTCTGGCGGGTTTTTCATATACTCGCCAAATAGTTTTCGTGTTCAGAACAATGTAGGGGTTGATGCTTTTAAAGTGAATTCTGGAAATGTTTATTTCTATGGAAATATAATAGGAAACGGAAGCGGTTTAACAAATTTAACAAAATCTCAAATTACAGATTTTCCTACAGATTTAAGCGAGTTCACAAACGACTTGGGAAACTATGGTAACTTTTTGGTATCTGCAGATTTGAATGGTTTTGCAACGGAAAGTTGGGTAAATAATCAAAATTATTTAAATTCTGGAAATTTTATCGCAGGTACAGATTATCAATTACCTTTAAGTAACGTTGCATTTAATAATGTTAATAACAACTTTAATTCTTCCCAATTGTTTAACGGCAATATTGGAATTGGCACTTCAACGTTAAATAAGTCTAAATTACATATTTCGAATGCAGGAAATAGCACTTTTACAGAATCTAACCAACATATAATTTTTGAAGATGAAGCAGAAACTTCTTTTTATGGAATAAGTTTAGATGAAAATAAATCTTTATCTTTTGTAGCGAGAGATGGTTCTAACTGGACGGAAACCTTGACGTTATCGCAATCAAATGGTGCAATTTTTTATGACAATGTATCAGCAATATCATTTTCAGGAAACGGAAGTCAATTAACAAATCTAACAAAATCGCAAATAACAGATTTTGGAACGTATGATAATTACGATTATTTTCAATTACAAACAAACTCAATTAACAGAAAGCAAATAGGTTCTGAAAACGTTTTAAACTTTATTGAAGGTGCTGGAATAGATATTACATATTCATCAAATGGAAGTGTAAATATTGCAACAAATTTTAATATTTCAGACTATTTTAAGAATGATGGTAGCACTTGGTTAACCGATGATTTAGTTTTTAATATTGGAGCATCTTTTACAACTTTAAAAGCACAAAATTTAGGAATTTCGGCTATTTCGCTAAACTTACCAACAACAAGTGGAACAATTGCGTTAACATCAGATATTCCAAGCCTATCTGGGTACGCAACAGAATCTTATGTAAATAGTCAAGGTTTTTTAACAACGCATCAAGATTTAAGTAATTATGCACTAACATCTTCTATACCAACCAACAACAATGCATTAACGAATGGTGCTAATTATATTACAAATTCTGCATTAAGTGGATTAGCTACAGAAACCTATGTAGATAATAAGATTAATAATGTTGTTCAATCAATATCGTCAAGCGCAACAATTTCAGCATCTACAAACGTAATAGATATTTCTGGAGGAACAGGAGATGTAATTATAACTGTTCCAAGTAATTTAGAAAATGAAAATATAAGAATAATTAACAGGCAGGGTTCTTACGTTAGTTTTAATGGTGCTTCTGGCGTTACTGTTTATTCCGATACTATGGACATAGGGAATGCGAATATAAATACGTCTTCTGTATTAGTGAAAATAGCTACAAATACTTATGTTGCTACAAATCAAATTGGGCTGTAGTGTAATACCAATGAAAAAACAAATATTTAATATTAATCAATTTATAATTATAAAATGGCAAAGAGTAAAGAAGTAAAACTATCAAAATTAATAGCATTATTCGAAGAGTTAAAGTTAATAATGTTAGATGTAACAAATGGCGAATTACGTTTTGAAATTTACGAACTTTTAGGAGAGTTAAAAGATAAAGTGGAGAATTTCAACAACACAAAAAACGACTTAGTAAAGCAGTTTGGAGAAGAAGTTGAAAAAGGAAACTACGAGGTAAAAGAAGATAAATTAAAAGATTTCTACGAAGCATTAAACCCAATTTTAGCAAAGGAATATGTATTAAATAACACGATAAATAAGGAGTTGTTAAAGAAATTAGAATCTAAGCATCCTTTATTGGTGTATGAATTTGTAAAGTAGAAAAATGAGCCAACAAAACAGTAAATGGATTAATAATATTGACAAGGTTAAAACAATGCACTTTATTAGTATTGTTTTAATTTCTGTTTACTTGGTGTTGTCATTTTATCAAACAGTTCAATTAGATATAAAAATAGAAAAAGGTTTAATTCAAGCTGAACAATACGAAAGGGCAGTAAGTGATATTAATAGAAATTTACTTGGTTTAGTTACCATTGTAATTTTATTCTTTTTTAAAGAGCGTTCAAAGAATGAAGAAGATAAGTAACGTAAAAGTTAATGTTATAAAATACTGTAAATTATTCTATGGTATTGAACTTAAATATTCAGTTGTTAGAATTGTAACAATAGCAAGTTTAGTTTATACTTTAACAAATTTAAGAACAGATAATATTGCAAAAAGCGTTGAAATTGCAGAGTTAAAAGCAGAAAACGATAATTTAAAAGATAATGTAATTTATAATTATTTAGAATTTGAAGATTCGCCTATTGAAACTTGGAGTAAAAAAGTAATTAGAAGAAATGGAAAGTTAAGATTTGTAGGAAATTACTTCAATCTAAGTTACGAGAAACAATGGGGGCATTATTTTGATTATGATAGAAACAACCTTTTAGGTAAAGATAATTTTTCTTTAGGTTATCCAAACGATATTGCTTGGAGCTATTGGCGAAATGATAGTCTTGTTTATGAGATTTTAAGAAGAAGAAAAGACACTTCAAACTTTAAACAAATAGAACACGCAAAAGATAGTTTAGGAATAATGAAATATTTCGAAACTTTAAAATACCCTATAAACAGAAGAAAAGACACGTTTATAGTGGGTAAAATATTAAAATATTATGACTGATTTTGTACAATATATAATTTCAAACTTTTTAAAATACGTTTTAGGATTAAGTTTTTTAGATTTCTTTGTAGTTCTAATTATTCCTTTTTCAACAAAAGAAGATATTAATTTTATTAGGTTGATGATTGCTTTTTTTAGTTTAATTATAGGGGTTTTAATAATGTATTATAAGATTAAAGACTATAAAATTAATAAAGAAACAAAAGACCTTATAAAGAAGCATAATGAAGAAAAAGACGTGTTTAGATACGTTAGGGATTATCGAGAAAAAGAAGATTAGATAAAATAGATATTATGAGATTATCAGAAAAACAAATAATATTTAGTAAGAATGTAGCGAGTTTAATAGTCTATGCAGATATGATAGGAATAGACTTAACTTTTGGGGATGCTTTTAGAAATGATTTCACGCAAAAACAATACGTTAAATTAGGTTTAAGTAAGACTTTAAATAGTTTACATAGAAAACGATTAGCAGTCGATTTTAATTTCTTTATAGATGGTAAGTTAACTTATGATTTTAATGATATTAAAGAACTTGGTAAATTTTGGTTAACACTTCATCCAAAAAATAGATGGGGCGGGGATTTCAATAAAAATAGTATTCAAGATGGGTTTGTAGATACTCCACATTTTGAAATGCAAGAGTAAAATATATATATTATGAAAAAAATATTACTACTTATTATCTTATTAATTCTTAATAGTTGCACTGCAAAAAAAACAGTTACAGAATATAAAGAACGTATTGTAAAAGACACTGTTAATGTATTTAAAGAACGTTTAGTAACAAAACAAGTTATAGACACCTTATTAATAGAAAAGCCGTGTGATAGCCTTGGAAACTTAAAAGACTTTGAAAAGGAAATAAGAACAGAAAAAGCAAAAGTTACTTTAAAATCTGTAAACGGAAATATTCAAGTAGATGTTAACCTTGATTCGATAGTTAATCAAAGAATTGCAGAATACAAAAGTACTTACAAATCCAAAGTAGATACAAAAGAAGTAGAGATTATAAAGTTCAGATATCCTTTGTGGCTGATTATTACTGCAATAGTATCAATTCTTTTAAACTTGGTTCTTTTAAGAATTAGACTAACTTTTTAAAACAATACAACTAAATGAGCACAGCTATTTCTTGATTGAATTTAGTGAGTTGTATTGTTTTTACGTGAAAAAAACGTGTAAAATTTATTTTAGTTTTTGTAGCATCCTTTTATTAATAGGTTTTTAAAAACTTATTTAATTGTATCTTCTAAGGAGGCGGTCGAAGGTTCGAATCCTTCAGGGCTCACTTAAAGCTTCACAGAAATGTGAGGCTTTTTTGTTTTCTGTAGGTTTTAAAGTGTTTGCAAGTAGTTTCTACATATTTCTTTACAATCACAACAATCAATTTATTAATCAATGTATGCCTTTTCTGGTGTACTTTTAGGTGTACCATTTTTTCTTCAGGTGTACCCTTTTATAAAACACTAAACATATGAATAACTATAAGTTAGCAATACTTTTTTTCTTAAAAAGAAATAAGATAAATAAAATGGGTAAATGTCCAATAAGATGCAGAATTACATTTTTAAAAAGTAGAAAAGAATTCTCTACAGGAATATTTATCAATCCAGATTATTGGCATAGTGGTAAACAGAAAGCTTTACCAGATAGCAAAGAAAACAACATTTTAAACAACAAATTAAGCCTTATTCGTCAACAGATAGATAAGGCTTTTTTAATGCTTCAAATCTTACCCAATAACTTTGATGTAGATGATATTTATAGAAAATATAAAGGAGAAGATTCTAAAGAAGAAATTACAATTTTAGGAGCATATGATTTACATAACCAGAAGACAGAAAAATTAATAGGTATAGACTTTAATAAGTTGTCTTGGAGTAGGTATGTGGAAAGTAGAAGAAAAGTAGCACTATTTATTACTAAATTCTACAAAAGAAAAGACGTAAGGTTAAAAGATTTAGATTTAAAGTTTATACAAGATCTAGAATATTTCTTTAAAACAGATTTAAAACTAAAACAAGCTACTGTTTATAGGAGTATTCAAAGAGTAAAGAAAATTATTCAGTTTGCTATTTCAGAAAATTATCTGAAGAAAGACCCATTTCACTTATATAAAAATAAGAAGTTTAAAACTGTAATTATTTATTTGACTGATGAAGAATTAAAAAAGTTAGAAAAGCATAATTTTAGTCAAGAGAGATTACAACAAGTAAAAGATTTGTTTATTTTTTGCTGTTATACAGGTTTAGCGTATACAGAAATGTCAACTTTGTCGACTAAAAATATTGAAATTGGTTTTGATGGTAAAGAGTGGATTCAGATGGTTCGTAAGAAAACTGGCAGAAAAATATCCATTCCAATTTTACCAAAAGCAAGAGAGGTTTTAGATAAATACAATGACAAGTTGCCAACTTTAAGTAACCAAAAGTTCAATTCTTATTTAAAGGAGATTTCGGAATTAATTGGAATTGATAAAAAATTGACACATCATACAGCGAGAAAGACCTTTGCAACAACAGTACTCTTATTTAATAATGTACCAATGGAAATTGTATCGGAATTATTGGGGCATTCTAATATGAATGTTACACAATCTCACTATGGTAAAGTTGTACAGAAGAAAGTTAGTGATGAGGTTGAGGTTCTTAAAAAACGGTTAAAATAAATTTTTATAAGTTATAATTTTTAATATTTTTACGGAAATCCGTAATATTTTTGTAGTGTTATTTTATAATATTACAAATTGAAAAGTTCAATTTAAAAATTGTAACTTTTCTTATAAAATAAAGGTGTTTACTTAATAATAAGTAGGAGAGCACACCTTTTTTATTTAACTAACAATTCTGTTAGCTTCTCCGCAGATAAAAACAATTTTATTATGAAAAAGATTTTTTTATTTACACTATTGCTATGTCTAATTTTATTTAATTCTTGTGGTAGCAGCGATGAAGACAACGAAATGGTTGAAAACTTACCTGATGTAGAAAAATTAATTACACAAATTACGAGTAAAGAAGGACAAAAATCTAGTTTTTACAATCCAGATAAATTTATTTATGAAAATGGTAAATTAGTGAAAGCATGGTTTTATGGATGTTCAGGAGCTTTATATGAGTTTGAATATGGTTCTAATGGCAAAATATCAACAGTTTATAGTCAAAATTCTGTAAGTTATTCAGATATAAACACTTCTATAAAAAGCACAGGGAACATAATTAAGCAGATTTATGACTCTAATGATAGGTTAATTAGTCTAACAGATTCTTCTGGTAAAGTTTTAGCTAGTTTAGATTATAATTCAGAAGGTGTATTTAACAAAATTGATATTAAAGATTTAATTATAGCAAAACCAGACACCTACATCTTTACAAACTTTGATACTAATGGAAACCCTGTAAAAAATAATTTTGGATTCACTTATAGTTATGATGATAAAATAAACCCTATTTATGTTTTATTTACACAGTTCGGTTTTTTTAATATTGAAATGTGTAACTCTTTAGATGAAAGGAGAGTATTTTATATTTCACCAAATAATGTAAAAGAAATTATAGATAATGACAATAATGATGAAGTTATTTTTAGTGCTATCTATACTTATGATTCTGATGGTTATCCTATTTCAAATAGTTACAATAGTAAATCTGGTGGTAATAATAGTGATGTAGAAAATTTCAGTTATTAAAAACAAAAAGCTCCATTTCTTACTAAAGAAGTGGAGTGATTTTTTTTGAAAAGATATATGTTTTTAATATAGTTGTTTCAAATTAAATAAATTTTTTACATCAATTTCACTTATTGTAATTTAAAAAATGAATCTAATACACAAATTAGCAAAAACATACAATAATTTAAACATCAAACACATAGAGGGTTTCTTGAGCAAAGATGTAATCTATGAAAGCCAGAATGTTTTAGAACCAATACAGGGAAGAGAGAATTTAATAAATTATTTGACTCAAAAATTTGAAACAATTAAAAAATCAAATAATTTGGTTTATGCAGAATTAGGGTATTTAGATGCACAGAAAGAAAAGGCTTGTATTATTCTGTCACAAGGAGAAAAAGAAAATGAAGGAGCTTTAGTTTTAATTGAATCCGCAGATAACCTTATCACCAGAATAGATATTTGTACAGTTGCACCTCATTGAAGTAAAGCAATAGGTACTAATGAATATCCAATGTAGAAAATTTAATTTCTGTAATAAAACTTGGCAATTTGGCAAAAGTCAAGATGCCAAGTTTTTTTTAAAATTTAATAGTTATTCTTCCTTTTCAATTTCAGTAATAATATATAGAATTACACCAATTTGGTTTTCTGGATGCTCATTTTTATGAATTTTTTGCACTCTGGCATCAAAAGGATTTATTCCATTTTTTAGCAATGCAGCAATTACTTTATTATCACATTTTGGTAAATAGCCTAATTTAAAATTCTTGTAGTAAATTTCTACAGCTTTTTTATCATAGATATTTGTTGGTTCTGGTTTTAAAGTGAGTTTGCTACCAATTTTTAATTTTTGAAATGCAATTGCACCTTCATAATAGGAGAAGCCTGCAATACTAAAACGCATTAAATAATCTCTTTTTTTCATTTTTTAAACATTTTTAAATTAGAACACAATATTATGCGTGACTAATGCACTCTATATGCACAGTATTTTTTATGTTTACAAAAAGAAACTTTAAAAAGCTATGTCTACTAACAAACACGCTATTATTAGATACCAAACATTAGATAAATGTTTTTCTAATAGTGGAAAGAGATATTACATAGAAGACCTATTAGAAGCCTGTAACGATGCTATTTACAATTTTGATGAATCTTCAAATGGAATTAAAAAAAGGCAATTGTACGACGATATTAAGTTTATGGAGTCAGAACAAGGTTGGTCTATTCCGTTGGAAAAAGTAAAAGATGGTAGAAGAGCATTTTATAGATATGAAGAAGCTACTTTTTCTATAAATAGCCAGCCATTAAATAATGCAGAAGCAGAACAGCTAAAATCTGCCATTTTAGTTTTAACAAGATTTAAAGGGTTGCCACAGTTTGAGTGGGTAAATGAACTAATCCCTAAATTAGACAAGACTTTTGGTTTGTATAATAAAAACAAAGAAATTATTAGTTTCGATAATAACCAGTTTTTAAAAGGTACAGAATTTATTACACCTTTATTTAAAGCTATACAGAATAAGCAAACACTAATTATCGAGTATAAGTCATTTAAAAGTAATGTTTCACAAAATATTGTTTTTCATTCTTACCATTTAAAACAATACAACAATCGTTGGTTTTTATTTGGCAAAAATGATGAATACAAAAACTTAACCAATTTAGCTTTAGATAGAATAGAAACTGTTGAACAAAATTCTAAACCTTTTGACGAAACTGAACTCGTAAATTTTGAAGAATATTTTGATGATTTTATAGGTGTTACAAAACCTATAAATGCAGTTTTAACAAAAATAATATTAAATGCAACTGTTGCTTTAGCTCCATATATAATTACAAAGCCTTTACATGGATCTCAAAGGAAAATAAAGCTTTCGGAGAAAAACTTTATTTTTTCAATTGATGTAATACCAAACTTTGAGTTAAAGAAACAACTTTTATCTTTTGGAAATGAAATTACAGTAATAGAACCACTTGAATTAAAAAATGAAATTGTAGAAATTCTAAATAAAAATATAGATAATTACAACTAATGCAGGTGTAGTGCATAGATCAATTCTATATTTGCAGAGTAATTAAAAAACAAAGTTTAGAATTTATAATAATTAGTAGTAAAAATGGATAAAAAATACACAGAAATTGTTTCAACTATACATACAGGATATAATGTCTATAGTGGTTTATTAAGTGATTATGACTATACTTTTTTTGTGTTATCTACAATTTTATTTAGGAAGTTGGGGTGTGTTGAACTGGATGACTCTGAACATATGTTTGATTTTTCGAAAATAAAAGATAAAGAGACTTTTATTTTTTTTATAAATGAATATGTAGAAAGGTTGAATTACCTTGATATGATTGAAAAAGTAGATTTTGAAGGTGAATCTATTTATGATGTAACAGAACTGACGACATATATTTTAAAATTAGAAGAAAAAGTCTTTGATAGATATTATATACAAATGGTTGAGGTTTGTTTATCAAAATATTTTTCGAGTCATACTTTAACTATCCAAGATTCTTTGCAACCGCAAGAATTAAATCAATTAATAAATTATTTTTTACCAGAAGATAAAAACATTAGTGTTTACAATCCGTTTGCAGGAATGTGTTCTTTAGGGATGAATTTGAGTGATAATACAAATTATCTCGCAGAAGAAATAAACCCTGATGTTGCAAAATTAGCTGAATTAAGGTTTTTAATTTCAGATAAAAAGAATTTTGAAATTAAAAATACCGACTCAATAAAAAGCTTAAATGAACCATTTAATTATAAATATGATTTTATAGTTTCTACTCCTCCATTTAGCATATTGGAGACCAAAAGTATTGCATCGAGAAATGCAGATATGGAAAGAAATGATATGAAACTTTTAAATGGTTTTCTTTTTAAAGAATCTCTTAATAATTTAAATAGAGATGGAAGGATAGTTTTTACTATTCCAGAGAGTTTGTTGTATTCTAAAATTAAAGGTAATTATCAATTAAGAAAACAACTAATTTCTAATAATAATATAGAAATTTTAATCAAACTACCTAATAATTTATTTAAGTCGTCGGCTATACCTACTTATCTTATTGTACTGAGAAAAAATAGAGAAAGTAATAAGTTAATTAGATTAATAGACGCCTCGAATTTTGTTTTGAAGTCAAAATCGAAGCAAAACAGACTTGATATTGAAAAGGTTTTTAGGGTTTTAAAAAATGAAAACGAAAAAGCTTTTTGTAAACGCATTACTGTTGAGGAGGTTGAACAGAATGATTATAATTTATTAGTTAATAGATATTTTGTAGAAGATTTAAATTTAACTGAAAAGGAAGCTTCTCATTTAATAAAGTTAAATAAATTAGTTACAATTGTAAAAAGAGAGAGAGTAATTAAAGAAAAAGGGAAACTTATAAGAATAAGTGATTTATCTAAAGATAAATTAGATTATACTAAAACTTTTGAGGATTTAGAAGAGAGAGATTTAAAAAATAGTCCAAATTTATTAAGACAAAACACGTTATTATTGTCTTCTATACATACAGATTTAAAGCCAACTGCATTTATTAAAACAGATAGTAAAATCTATTACCCCCCTAATTTTATAATGGCTTGTTTAGTGGATTATTCTAAAGTAGATTTAGATTACTTGGTTTTAGAACTTCATAAAGATTATGTAATTAATCAAATAAAAGCTAAAAGAATAGGTACTGCAATCCAAAGAATTACCAGAAAAGATCTTTTAGAAATAGAAATTGTACTACCTAATATGGCAGAACAATTAAAAAAGGTAGATTTGTACAGGTCTTCTATTATCACTAAAAAGCAGGAAGATTTTAAAAAATTAGTTAAAAGCTATGGTATTGATGTTGCAGATGAAAATAGTTTTTTAAGACATCAAATTGCAGGAACTCTTAAAAATGCAAGAGGAAGTTTTAAGGCTATAAAACAGATCATTTATGAACAGATAGTCCCAAAATTGCCAGGAACATTGGATATTAAAAGAAATGAACTTTTAGAAACTACTTTATTTGATTATATTAATGTTTTAGAGAGAGATATTTTAAATATTACAAATGCTGTAAATGTAGTTGGTAAAGAATACGAATTGAAAAGTGTTAATTTACAGAGTCTGGAAATTATTGAATTTTTAAAGAATTATGTAGATGAAGTAAAAAATAGAGAAAATAATATTTTTGAAATATCTTTAAATGTGGATGATGAATTATTATCTGAAGAAAGAGTTGATAATGTTTATATAAATGGAGATGAGAAATTTTTAAGAAGAGTTTTTAATAACATTATTGATAATGCAGAAAAGCATGGTTTTAATAATAAAAATGAATCAACAAATAAAATAGAAATAGATTTTTTGTATGATTTTGATAATTTAGAACTTCAAATTGAATTTGGAAATTCTGGTTACCCATTACCTGAAAATTATTCTCATGAAGAATTTATAAGAAAAGGAAGTAAAAAAGGAGATAACTCTGGAGAAGGAATTGGAGGTTGGTATATCAATGAAATAATGAGATTGCATAATGGCAGGTTTGGTTTTACTGATGAAACTGGACCAGAAGGAGTTGGTGGAGATATGGTAACAACAATAGAATTAATATTTCCTTTTGAAATAAAAGTATAAATATGTATAAAGTATTATGGTTTGATGATAAACCAGAAGAGAATTTAGTAGACAAAGAAAATGCA
This genomic window contains:
- a CDS encoding M15 family peptidase, with amino-acid sequence MRLSEKQIIFSKNVASLIVYADMIGIDLTFGDAFRNDFTQKQYVKLGLSKTLNSLHRKRLAVDFNFFIDGKLTYDFNDIKELGKFWLTLHPKNRWGGDFNKNSIQDGFVDTPHFEMQE
- a CDS encoding HIRAN domain-containing protein; protein product: MKKRDYLMRFSIAGFSYYEGAIAFQKLKIGSKLTLKPEPTNIYDKKAVEIYYKNFKLGYLPKCDNKVIAALLKNGINPFDARVQKIHKNEHPENQIGVILYIITEIEKEE
- a CDS encoding N-6 DNA methylase; protein product: MDKKYTEIVSTIHTGYNVYSGLLSDYDYTFFVLSTILFRKLGCVELDDSEHMFDFSKIKDKETFIFFINEYVERLNYLDMIEKVDFEGESIYDVTELTTYILKLEEKVFDRYYIQMVEVCLSKYFSSHTLTIQDSLQPQELNQLINYFLPEDKNISVYNPFAGMCSLGMNLSDNTNYLAEEINPDVAKLAELRFLISDKKNFEIKNTDSIKSLNEPFNYKYDFIVSTPPFSILETKSIASRNADMERNDMKLLNGFLFKESLNNLNRDGRIVFTIPESLLYSKIKGNYQLRKQLISNNNIEILIKLPNNLFKSSAIPTYLIVLRKNRESNKLIRLIDASNFVLKSKSKQNRLDIEKVFRVLKNENEKAFCKRITVEEVEQNDYNLLVNRYFVEDLNLTEKEASHLIKLNKLVTIVKRERVIKEKGKLIRISDLSKDKLDYTKTFEDLEERDLKNSPNLLRQNTLLLSSIHTDLKPTAFIKTDSKIYYPPNFIMACLVDYSKVDLDYLVLELHKDYVINQIKAKRIGTAIQRITRKDLLEIEIVLPNMAEQLKKVDLYRSSIITKKQEDFKKLVKSYGIDVADENSFLRHQIAGTLKNARGSFKAIKQIIYEQIVPKLPGTLDIKRNELLETTLFDYINVLERDILNITNAVNVVGKEYELKSVNLQSLEIIEFLKNYVDEVKNRENNIFEISLNVDDELLSEERVDNVYINGDEKFLRRVFNNIIDNAEKHGFNNKNESTNKIEIDFLYDFDNLELQIEFGNSGYPLPENYSHEEFIRKGSKKGDNSGEGIGGWYINEIMRLHNGRFGFTDETGPEGVGGDMVTTIELIFPFEIKV
- a CDS encoding site-specific integrase; its protein translation is MNNYKLAILFFLKRNKINKMGKCPIRCRITFLKSRKEFSTGIFINPDYWHSGKQKALPDSKENNILNNKLSLIRQQIDKAFLMLQILPNNFDVDDIYRKYKGEDSKEEITILGAYDLHNQKTEKLIGIDFNKLSWSRYVESRRKVALFITKFYKRKDVRLKDLDLKFIQDLEYFFKTDLKLKQATVYRSIQRVKKIIQFAISENYLKKDPFHLYKNKKFKTVIIYLTDEELKKLEKHNFSQERLQQVKDLFIFCCYTGLAYTEMSTLSTKNIEIGFDGKEWIQMVRKKTGRKISIPILPKAREVLDKYNDKLPTLSNQKFNSYLKEISELIGIDKKLTHHTARKTFATTVLLFNNVPMEIVSELLGHSNMNVTQSHYGKVVQKKVSDEVEVLKKRLK
- a CDS encoding helix-turn-helix transcriptional regulator produces the protein MSTNKHAIIRYQTLDKCFSNSGKRYYIEDLLEACNDAIYNFDESSNGIKKRQLYDDIKFMESEQGWSIPLEKVKDGRRAFYRYEEATFSINSQPLNNAEAEQLKSAILVLTRFKGLPQFEWVNELIPKLDKTFGLYNKNKEIISFDNNQFLKGTEFITPLFKAIQNKQTLIIEYKSFKSNVSQNIVFHSYHLKQYNNRWFLFGKNDEYKNLTNLALDRIETVEQNSKPFDETELVNFEEYFDDFIGVTKPINAVLTKIILNATVALAPYIITKPLHGSQRKIKLSEKNFIFSIDVIPNFELKKQLLSFGNEITVIEPLELKNEIVEILNKNIDNYN